The Nymphalis io chromosome 14, ilAglIoxx1.1, whole genome shotgun sequence genome has a segment encoding these proteins:
- the LOC126773240 gene encoding tropomyosin-1, isoforms 33/34 isoform X1 has translation MSASAPHAHGRTPVRRRGHQHHPRLRGDRLPAPSSPANTTPSKRVTLDTQTDDVVPCVNSVSESQELTRTNSDDALSNRSILEDSNIDDDEIEFDIRITGADSNGSSDDDFSFREERSAGDGAEVTALASDISDDDPETAELAKLRCPSECTEVLAARENRRRRRCADYPGLAFGSSIFSSDTMMKFSIIKNELQNIKNTALKRAESEVAALNRRIQLLEEDLERSEERLATATAKLAEASQAADESERARKVLENRSLADEERMDALENQLKEARFLAEEADKKYDEVARKLAMVEADLERAEERAESGESKIVELEEELRVVGNNLKSLEVSEEKANQREEEYKNQIKTLTTRLKEAEARAEFAERSVQKLQKEVDRLEDDLINEKEKFNDIGDDIDDTVVELIPGVDMTERQVEAAKRALEKKMNAPAPPPKEPTPPPPPPKEPTPPPPPPPKEPTPPPPPPAEPAPEPAPEPAPAPEPAPAPAEGESAPAADPPAEGAPEAAAPAE, from the exons ATGTCCGCGTCCGCGCCCCACGCCCACGGGCGCACCCCCGTGCGGCGCAGGGGGCATCAACACCACCCGCGGCTGAGGGGCGACCGTTTACCCGCCCCCAGCTCGCCCGCAAACACTACTCCGTCCAAACGTGTGACCTTAGACACTCAAACAGACGATGTTGTGCCTTGTGTCAATAGTGTTAGTGAATCTCAAGAATTGACAAGGACGAATAGTGACGATGCACTTTCGAATCGAAGCATACTCGAGGACTCGAATATCGATGATGATGAAATTGAATTTGATATTAGGATCACCGGTGCAGACTCGAATGGAAGTTCGGATGACGACTTTTCCTTTAGAGAGGAGAGATCAGCGGGTGACGGTGCAGAGGTAACGGCGTTAGCCTCTGATATATCAGATGATGATCCCGAGACTGCGGAACTAGCAAAACTCAGATGTCCTAGTGAATGTACTGAAGTTTTGGCCGCCAGGGAAAATCGGAGAAGGCGAAGATGTGCCGACTATCCGGGACTCGCGTTCGGAAGTTCCATATTCTCTTCAGATACAATGATGAAATTTTCTATCATCAAGAATGAGTTGCAGAATATTAAGAATACTGCATTGAAAAGG GCCGAATCCGAAGTTGCTGCGCTCAATCGACGCATCCAACTGCTCGAGGAAGACTTGGAGAGGTCAGAGGAACGTCTCGCGACCGCAACCGCTAAGCTCGCGGAGGCTAGCCAGGCCGCCGATGAGTCGGAACG TGCCCGCAAGGTCCTGGAGAACAGGTCATTGGCAGATGAAGAGCGTATGGATGCCCTGGAAAATCAGTTGAAGGAGGCCAGGTTCCTGGCTGAAGAAGCTGACAAGAAATACGATGAG GTAGCTCGTAAGCTGGCCATGGTTGAGGCTGACCTGGAGCGCGCGGAAGAACGCGCCGAATCTGGTGAATC CAAAATCGTCGAGCTTGAAGAAGAGCTCCGCGTTGTCGGTAACAACCTGAAATCCCTGGAAGTCTCTGAGGAGAAG GCCAACCAACGTGAAGAGGAGTACAAAAATCAGATCAAAACCCTCACCACCCGCCTAAAGGAG GCTGAAGCTCGTGCTGAATTTGCCGAGCGCTCTGTCCAGAAACTCCAGAAGGAGGTCGACAGGCTTgaag ATGACCTGATCAACGAGAAGGAGAAGTTCAATGACATCGGAGACGACATCGACGACACTGTCGTGGAACTGATTCCGGGGGTGGACATGACGGAGCGGCAAGTGGAAGCGGCGAAGAGAGCGCTCGAGAAAAAGATGAACGCTCCAGCCCCACCACCGAAGGAGCCTACTCCTCCCCCACCGCCGCCCAAGGAACCGACTCCTCCTCCTCCACCACCACCCAAGGAGCCTACACCTCCTCCTCCTCCCCCGGCGGAGCCTGCTCCCGAGCCCGCCCCGGAACCCGCACCCGCACCAGAACCTGCACCCGCTCCTGCCGAGGGTGAATCGGCTCCGGCTGCAGATCCACCGGCCGAAGGCGCCCCTGAGGCCGCGGCTCCAGCTGAATAA
- the LOC126773240 gene encoding tropomyosin-1, isoforms 33/34 isoform X9: MSASAPHAHGRTPVRRRGHQHHPRLRGDRLPAPSSPANTTPSKRVTLDTQTDDVVPCVNSVSESQELTRTNSDDALSNRSILEDSNIDDDEIEFDIRITGADSNGSSDDDFSFREERSAGDGAEVTALASDISDDDPETAELAKLRCPSECTEVLAARENRRRRRCADYPGLAFGSSIFSSDTMMKFSIIKNELQNIKNTALKRAESEVAALNRRIQLLEEDLERSEERLATATAKLAEASQAADESERIRKALENRTNMEDDRVAILEAQLSQAKLIAEESDKKYEEVARKLVLMEQDLERAEERAEQSECKIVELEEELRVVGNNLKSLEVSEEKATQREESYEGQVKVLDAQLKEAEARAEFAERSVQKLQKEVDRLEDDLINEKEKFNDIGDDIDDTVVELIPGVDMTERQVEAAKRALEKKMNAPAPPPKEPTPPPPPPKEPTPPPPPPPKEPTPPPPPPAEPAPEPAPEPAPAPEPAPAPAEGESAPAADPPAEGAPEAAAPAE; encoded by the exons ATGTCCGCGTCCGCGCCCCACGCCCACGGGCGCACCCCCGTGCGGCGCAGGGGGCATCAACACCACCCGCGGCTGAGGGGCGACCGTTTACCCGCCCCCAGCTCGCCCGCAAACACTACTCCGTCCAAACGTGTGACCTTAGACACTCAAACAGACGATGTTGTGCCTTGTGTCAATAGTGTTAGTGAATCTCAAGAATTGACAAGGACGAATAGTGACGATGCACTTTCGAATCGAAGCATACTCGAGGACTCGAATATCGATGATGATGAAATTGAATTTGATATTAGGATCACCGGTGCAGACTCGAATGGAAGTTCGGATGACGACTTTTCCTTTAGAGAGGAGAGATCAGCGGGTGACGGTGCAGAGGTAACGGCGTTAGCCTCTGATATATCAGATGATGATCCCGAGACTGCGGAACTAGCAAAACTCAGATGTCCTAGTGAATGTACTGAAGTTTTGGCCGCCAGGGAAAATCGGAGAAGGCGAAGATGTGCCGACTATCCGGGACTCGCGTTCGGAAGTTCCATATTCTCTTCAGATACAATGATGAAATTTTCTATCATCAAGAATGAGTTGCAGAATATTAAGAATACTGCATTGAAAAGG GCCGAATCCGAAGTTGCTGCGCTCAATCGACGCATCCAACTGCTCGAGGAAGACTTGGAGAGGTCAGAGGAACGTCTCGCGACCGCAACCGCTAAGCTCGCGGAGGCTAGCCAGGCCGCCGATGAGTCGGAACG AATACGCAAGGCGCTGGAGAACCGAACCAACATGGAGGACGATCGCGTCGCCATTTTGGAAGCCCAACTCTCACAGGCAAAACTCATCGCCGAGGAGTCGGACAAGAAATACGAAGAG GTGGCGCGCAAGCTCGTGCTGATGGAGCAGGACCTCGAGCGGGCCGAGGAGCGCGCTGAGCAGAGCGAGTG CAAAATCGTCGAGCTTGAAGAAGAGCTCCGCGTTGTCGGTAACAACCTGAAATCCCTGGAAGTCTCTGAGGAGAAG GCGACACAAAGAGAAGAATCCTACGAGGGTCAGGTGAAGGTGCTCGACGCGCAGCTCAAAGAG GCTGAAGCTCGTGCTGAATTTGCCGAGCGCTCTGTCCAGAAACTCCAGAAGGAGGTCGACAGGCTTgaag ATGACCTGATCAACGAGAAGGAGAAGTTCAATGACATCGGAGACGACATCGACGACACTGTCGTGGAACTGATTCCGGGGGTGGACATGACGGAGCGGCAAGTGGAAGCGGCGAAGAGAGCGCTCGAGAAAAAGATGAACGCTCCAGCCCCACCACCGAAGGAGCCTACTCCTCCCCCACCGCCGCCCAAGGAACCGACTCCTCCTCCTCCACCACCACCCAAGGAGCCTACACCTCCTCCTCCTCCCCCGGCGGAGCCTGCTCCCGAGCCCGCCCCGGAACCCGCACCCGCACCAGAACCTGCACCCGCTCCTGCCGAGGGTGAATCGGCTCCGGCTGCAGATCCACCGGCCGAAGGCGCCCCTGAGGCCGCGGCTCCAGCTGAATAA
- the LOC126773240 gene encoding tropomyosin isoform X16, with product MSASAPHAHGRTPVRRRGHQHHPRLRGDRLPAPSSPANTTPSKRVTLDTQTDDVVPCVNSVSESQELTRTNSDDALSNRSILEDSNIDDDEIEFDIRITGADSNGSSDDDFSFREERSAGDGAEVTALASDISDDDPETAELAKLRCPSECTEVLAARENRRRRRCADYPGLAFGSSIFSSDTMMKFSIIKNELQNIKNTALKRAESEVAALNRRIQLLEEDLERSEERLATATAKLAEASQAADESERARKVLENRSLADEERMDALENQLKEARFLAEEADKKYDEVARKLAMVEADLERAEERAESGESKIVELEEELRVVGNNLKSLEVSEEKAMASREHVEDKIHSLSQKLTQAEARAEFAERSVQKLQKEVDRLEDDLVAEREKSKVLQEEMEATLHDIQNM from the exons ATGTCCGCGTCCGCGCCCCACGCCCACGGGCGCACCCCCGTGCGGCGCAGGGGGCATCAACACCACCCGCGGCTGAGGGGCGACCGTTTACCCGCCCCCAGCTCGCCCGCAAACACTACTCCGTCCAAACGTGTGACCTTAGACACTCAAACAGACGATGTTGTGCCTTGTGTCAATAGTGTTAGTGAATCTCAAGAATTGACAAGGACGAATAGTGACGATGCACTTTCGAATCGAAGCATACTCGAGGACTCGAATATCGATGATGATGAAATTGAATTTGATATTAGGATCACCGGTGCAGACTCGAATGGAAGTTCGGATGACGACTTTTCCTTTAGAGAGGAGAGATCAGCGGGTGACGGTGCAGAGGTAACGGCGTTAGCCTCTGATATATCAGATGATGATCCCGAGACTGCGGAACTAGCAAAACTCAGATGTCCTAGTGAATGTACTGAAGTTTTGGCCGCCAGGGAAAATCGGAGAAGGCGAAGATGTGCCGACTATCCGGGACTCGCGTTCGGAAGTTCCATATTCTCTTCAGATACAATGATGAAATTTTCTATCATCAAGAATGAGTTGCAGAATATTAAGAATACTGCATTGAAAAGG GCCGAATCCGAAGTTGCTGCGCTCAATCGACGCATCCAACTGCTCGAGGAAGACTTGGAGAGGTCAGAGGAACGTCTCGCGACCGCAACCGCTAAGCTCGCGGAGGCTAGCCAGGCCGCCGATGAGTCGGAACG TGCCCGCAAGGTCCTGGAGAACAGGTCATTGGCAGATGAAGAGCGTATGGATGCCCTGGAAAATCAGTTGAAGGAGGCCAGGTTCCTGGCTGAAGAAGCTGACAAGAAATACGATGAG GTAGCTCGTAAGCTGGCCATGGTTGAGGCTGACCTGGAGCGCGCGGAAGAACGCGCCGAATCTGGTGAATC CAAAATCGTCGAGCTTGAAGAAGAGCTCCGCGTTGTCGGTAACAACCTGAAATCCCTGGAAGTCTCTGAGGAGAAG GCGATGGCGTCCCGCGAACACGTCGAGGATAAGATACACAGCCTCTCGCAGAAACTCACGCAA GCTGAAGCTCGTGCTGAATTTGCCGAGCGCTCTGTCCAGAAACTCCAGAAGGAGGTCGACAGGCTTgaag ACGATCTGGTGGCCGAGCGCGAAAAGAGCAAGGTCCTGCAGGAGGAGATGGAGGCCACGCTCCACGACATTCAGAACATGTGA
- the LOC126773240 gene encoding tropomyosin-1, isoforms 33/34 isoform X6, whose translation MSASAPHAHGRTPVRRRGHQHHPRLRGDRLPAPSSPANTTPSKRVTLDTQTDDVVPCVNSVSESQELTRTNSDDALSNRSILEDSNIDDDEIEFDIRITGADSNGSSDDDFSFREERSAGDGAEVTALASDISDDDPETAELAKLRCPSECTEVLAARENRRRRRCADYPGLAFGSSIFSSDTMMKFSIIKNELQNIKNTALKRAESEVAALNRRIQLLEEDLERSEERLATATAKLAEASQAADESERIRKALENRTNMEDDRVAILEAQLSQAKLIAEESDKKYEEVARKLAMVEADLERAEERAESGESKIVELEEELRVVGNNLKSLEVSEEKAMASREHVEDKIHSLSQKLTQAEARAEFAERSVQKLQKEVDRLEDDLINEKEKFNDIGDDIDDTVVELIPGVDMTERQVEAAKRALEKKMNAPAPPPKEPTPPPPPPKEPTPPPPPPPKEPTPPPPPPAEPAPEPAPEPAPAPEPAPAPAEGESAPAADPPAEGAPEAAAPAE comes from the exons ATGTCCGCGTCCGCGCCCCACGCCCACGGGCGCACCCCCGTGCGGCGCAGGGGGCATCAACACCACCCGCGGCTGAGGGGCGACCGTTTACCCGCCCCCAGCTCGCCCGCAAACACTACTCCGTCCAAACGTGTGACCTTAGACACTCAAACAGACGATGTTGTGCCTTGTGTCAATAGTGTTAGTGAATCTCAAGAATTGACAAGGACGAATAGTGACGATGCACTTTCGAATCGAAGCATACTCGAGGACTCGAATATCGATGATGATGAAATTGAATTTGATATTAGGATCACCGGTGCAGACTCGAATGGAAGTTCGGATGACGACTTTTCCTTTAGAGAGGAGAGATCAGCGGGTGACGGTGCAGAGGTAACGGCGTTAGCCTCTGATATATCAGATGATGATCCCGAGACTGCGGAACTAGCAAAACTCAGATGTCCTAGTGAATGTACTGAAGTTTTGGCCGCCAGGGAAAATCGGAGAAGGCGAAGATGTGCCGACTATCCGGGACTCGCGTTCGGAAGTTCCATATTCTCTTCAGATACAATGATGAAATTTTCTATCATCAAGAATGAGTTGCAGAATATTAAGAATACTGCATTGAAAAGG GCCGAATCCGAAGTTGCTGCGCTCAATCGACGCATCCAACTGCTCGAGGAAGACTTGGAGAGGTCAGAGGAACGTCTCGCGACCGCAACCGCTAAGCTCGCGGAGGCTAGCCAGGCCGCCGATGAGTCGGAACG AATACGCAAGGCGCTGGAGAACCGAACCAACATGGAGGACGATCGCGTCGCCATTTTGGAAGCCCAACTCTCACAGGCAAAACTCATCGCCGAGGAGTCGGACAAGAAATACGAAGAG GTAGCTCGTAAGCTGGCCATGGTTGAGGCTGACCTGGAGCGCGCGGAAGAACGCGCCGAATCTGGTGAATC CAAAATCGTCGAGCTTGAAGAAGAGCTCCGCGTTGTCGGTAACAACCTGAAATCCCTGGAAGTCTCTGAGGAGAAG GCGATGGCGTCCCGCGAACACGTCGAGGATAAGATACACAGCCTCTCGCAGAAACTCACGCAA GCTGAAGCTCGTGCTGAATTTGCCGAGCGCTCTGTCCAGAAACTCCAGAAGGAGGTCGACAGGCTTgaag ATGACCTGATCAACGAGAAGGAGAAGTTCAATGACATCGGAGACGACATCGACGACACTGTCGTGGAACTGATTCCGGGGGTGGACATGACGGAGCGGCAAGTGGAAGCGGCGAAGAGAGCGCTCGAGAAAAAGATGAACGCTCCAGCCCCACCACCGAAGGAGCCTACTCCTCCCCCACCGCCGCCCAAGGAACCGACTCCTCCTCCTCCACCACCACCCAAGGAGCCTACACCTCCTCCTCCTCCCCCGGCGGAGCCTGCTCCCGAGCCCGCCCCGGAACCCGCACCCGCACCAGAACCTGCACCCGCTCCTGCCGAGGGTGAATCGGCTCCGGCTGCAGATCCACCGGCCGAAGGCGCCCCTGAGGCCGCGGCTCCAGCTGAATAA
- the LOC126773240 gene encoding tropomyosin-1, isoforms 33/34 isoform X2 — protein sequence MSASAPHAHGRTPVRRRGHQHHPRLRGDRLPAPSSPANTTPSKRVTLDTQTDDVVPCVNSVSESQELTRTNSDDALSNRSILEDSNIDDDEIEFDIRITGADSNGSSDDDFSFREERSAGDGAEVTALASDISDDDPETAELAKLRCPSECTEVLAARENRRRRRCADYPGLAFGSSIFSSDTMMKFSIIKNELQNIKNTALKRAESEVAALNRRIQLLEEDLERSEERLATATAKLAEASQAADESERIRKALENRTNMEDDRVAILEAQLSQAKLIAEESDKKYEEVARKLAMVEADLERAEERAESGESKIVELEEELRVVGNNLKSLEVSEEKANQREEEYKNQIKTLTTRLKEAEARAEFAERSVQKLQKEVDRLEDDLINEKEKFNDIGDDIDDTVVELIPGVDMTERQVEAAKRALEKKMNAPAPPPKEPTPPPPPPKEPTPPPPPPPKEPTPPPPPPAEPAPEPAPEPAPAPEPAPAPAEGESAPAADPPAEGAPEAAAPAE from the exons ATGTCCGCGTCCGCGCCCCACGCCCACGGGCGCACCCCCGTGCGGCGCAGGGGGCATCAACACCACCCGCGGCTGAGGGGCGACCGTTTACCCGCCCCCAGCTCGCCCGCAAACACTACTCCGTCCAAACGTGTGACCTTAGACACTCAAACAGACGATGTTGTGCCTTGTGTCAATAGTGTTAGTGAATCTCAAGAATTGACAAGGACGAATAGTGACGATGCACTTTCGAATCGAAGCATACTCGAGGACTCGAATATCGATGATGATGAAATTGAATTTGATATTAGGATCACCGGTGCAGACTCGAATGGAAGTTCGGATGACGACTTTTCCTTTAGAGAGGAGAGATCAGCGGGTGACGGTGCAGAGGTAACGGCGTTAGCCTCTGATATATCAGATGATGATCCCGAGACTGCGGAACTAGCAAAACTCAGATGTCCTAGTGAATGTACTGAAGTTTTGGCCGCCAGGGAAAATCGGAGAAGGCGAAGATGTGCCGACTATCCGGGACTCGCGTTCGGAAGTTCCATATTCTCTTCAGATACAATGATGAAATTTTCTATCATCAAGAATGAGTTGCAGAATATTAAGAATACTGCATTGAAAAGG GCCGAATCCGAAGTTGCTGCGCTCAATCGACGCATCCAACTGCTCGAGGAAGACTTGGAGAGGTCAGAGGAACGTCTCGCGACCGCAACCGCTAAGCTCGCGGAGGCTAGCCAGGCCGCCGATGAGTCGGAACG AATACGCAAGGCGCTGGAGAACCGAACCAACATGGAGGACGATCGCGTCGCCATTTTGGAAGCCCAACTCTCACAGGCAAAACTCATCGCCGAGGAGTCGGACAAGAAATACGAAGAG GTAGCTCGTAAGCTGGCCATGGTTGAGGCTGACCTGGAGCGCGCGGAAGAACGCGCCGAATCTGGTGAATC CAAAATCGTCGAGCTTGAAGAAGAGCTCCGCGTTGTCGGTAACAACCTGAAATCCCTGGAAGTCTCTGAGGAGAAG GCCAACCAACGTGAAGAGGAGTACAAAAATCAGATCAAAACCCTCACCACCCGCCTAAAGGAG GCTGAAGCTCGTGCTGAATTTGCCGAGCGCTCTGTCCAGAAACTCCAGAAGGAGGTCGACAGGCTTgaag ATGACCTGATCAACGAGAAGGAGAAGTTCAATGACATCGGAGACGACATCGACGACACTGTCGTGGAACTGATTCCGGGGGTGGACATGACGGAGCGGCAAGTGGAAGCGGCGAAGAGAGCGCTCGAGAAAAAGATGAACGCTCCAGCCCCACCACCGAAGGAGCCTACTCCTCCCCCACCGCCGCCCAAGGAACCGACTCCTCCTCCTCCACCACCACCCAAGGAGCCTACACCTCCTCCTCCTCCCCCGGCGGAGCCTGCTCCCGAGCCCGCCCCGGAACCCGCACCCGCACCAGAACCTGCACCCGCTCCTGCCGAGGGTGAATCGGCTCCGGCTGCAGATCCACCGGCCGAAGGCGCCCCTGAGGCCGCGGCTCCAGCTGAATAA
- the LOC126773240 gene encoding tropomyosin-1, isoforms 33/34 isoform X5, translating into MSASAPHAHGRTPVRRRGHQHHPRLRGDRLPAPSSPANTTPSKRVTLDTQTDDVVPCVNSVSESQELTRTNSDDALSNRSILEDSNIDDDEIEFDIRITGADSNGSSDDDFSFREERSAGDGAEVTALASDISDDDPETAELAKLRCPSECTEVLAARENRRRRRCADYPGLAFGSSIFSSDTMMKFSIIKNELQNIKNTALKRAESEVAALNRRIQLLEEDLERSEERLATATAKLAEASQAADESERIRKALENRTNMEDDRVAILEAQLSQAKLIAEESDKKYEEVARKLVLMEQDLERAEERAEQSECKIVELEEELRVVGNNLKSLEVSEEKANQREEEYKNQIKTLTTRLKEAEARAEFAERSVQKLQKEVDRLEDDLINEKEKFNDIGDDIDDTVVELIPGVDMTERQVEAAKRALEKKMNAPAPPPKEPTPPPPPPKEPTPPPPPPPKEPTPPPPPPAEPAPEPAPEPAPAPEPAPAPAEGESAPAADPPAEGAPEAAAPAE; encoded by the exons ATGTCCGCGTCCGCGCCCCACGCCCACGGGCGCACCCCCGTGCGGCGCAGGGGGCATCAACACCACCCGCGGCTGAGGGGCGACCGTTTACCCGCCCCCAGCTCGCCCGCAAACACTACTCCGTCCAAACGTGTGACCTTAGACACTCAAACAGACGATGTTGTGCCTTGTGTCAATAGTGTTAGTGAATCTCAAGAATTGACAAGGACGAATAGTGACGATGCACTTTCGAATCGAAGCATACTCGAGGACTCGAATATCGATGATGATGAAATTGAATTTGATATTAGGATCACCGGTGCAGACTCGAATGGAAGTTCGGATGACGACTTTTCCTTTAGAGAGGAGAGATCAGCGGGTGACGGTGCAGAGGTAACGGCGTTAGCCTCTGATATATCAGATGATGATCCCGAGACTGCGGAACTAGCAAAACTCAGATGTCCTAGTGAATGTACTGAAGTTTTGGCCGCCAGGGAAAATCGGAGAAGGCGAAGATGTGCCGACTATCCGGGACTCGCGTTCGGAAGTTCCATATTCTCTTCAGATACAATGATGAAATTTTCTATCATCAAGAATGAGTTGCAGAATATTAAGAATACTGCATTGAAAAGG GCCGAATCCGAAGTTGCTGCGCTCAATCGACGCATCCAACTGCTCGAGGAAGACTTGGAGAGGTCAGAGGAACGTCTCGCGACCGCAACCGCTAAGCTCGCGGAGGCTAGCCAGGCCGCCGATGAGTCGGAACG AATACGCAAGGCGCTGGAGAACCGAACCAACATGGAGGACGATCGCGTCGCCATTTTGGAAGCCCAACTCTCACAGGCAAAACTCATCGCCGAGGAGTCGGACAAGAAATACGAAGAG GTGGCGCGCAAGCTCGTGCTGATGGAGCAGGACCTCGAGCGGGCCGAGGAGCGCGCTGAGCAGAGCGAGTG CAAAATCGTCGAGCTTGAAGAAGAGCTCCGCGTTGTCGGTAACAACCTGAAATCCCTGGAAGTCTCTGAGGAGAAG GCCAACCAACGTGAAGAGGAGTACAAAAATCAGATCAAAACCCTCACCACCCGCCTAAAGGAG GCTGAAGCTCGTGCTGAATTTGCCGAGCGCTCTGTCCAGAAACTCCAGAAGGAGGTCGACAGGCTTgaag ATGACCTGATCAACGAGAAGGAGAAGTTCAATGACATCGGAGACGACATCGACGACACTGTCGTGGAACTGATTCCGGGGGTGGACATGACGGAGCGGCAAGTGGAAGCGGCGAAGAGAGCGCTCGAGAAAAAGATGAACGCTCCAGCCCCACCACCGAAGGAGCCTACTCCTCCCCCACCGCCGCCCAAGGAACCGACTCCTCCTCCTCCACCACCACCCAAGGAGCCTACACCTCCTCCTCCTCCCCCGGCGGAGCCTGCTCCCGAGCCCGCCCCGGAACCCGCACCCGCACCAGAACCTGCACCCGCTCCTGCCGAGGGTGAATCGGCTCCGGCTGCAGATCCACCGGCCGAAGGCGCCCCTGAGGCCGCGGCTCCAGCTGAATAA
- the LOC126773240 gene encoding tropomyosin isoform X18: MSASAPHAHGRTPVRRRGHQHHPRLRGDRLPAPSSPANTTPSKRVTLDTQTDDVVPCVNSVSESQELTRTNSDDALSNRSILEDSNIDDDEIEFDIRITGADSNGSSDDDFSFREERSAGDGAEVTALASDISDDDPETAELAKLRCPSECTEVLAARENRRRRRCADYPGLAFGSSIFSSDTMMKFSIIKNELQNIKNTALKRAESEVAALNRRIQLLEEDLERSEERLATATAKLAEASQAADESERIRKALENRTNMEDDRVAILEAQLSQAKLIAEESDKKYEEVARKLVLMEQDLERAEERAEQSECKIVELEEELRVVGNNLKSLEVSEEKAMASREHVEDKIHSLSQKLTQAEARAEFAERSVQKLQKEVDRLEDDLVAEREKSKVLQEEMEATLHDIQNM, from the exons ATGTCCGCGTCCGCGCCCCACGCCCACGGGCGCACCCCCGTGCGGCGCAGGGGGCATCAACACCACCCGCGGCTGAGGGGCGACCGTTTACCCGCCCCCAGCTCGCCCGCAAACACTACTCCGTCCAAACGTGTGACCTTAGACACTCAAACAGACGATGTTGTGCCTTGTGTCAATAGTGTTAGTGAATCTCAAGAATTGACAAGGACGAATAGTGACGATGCACTTTCGAATCGAAGCATACTCGAGGACTCGAATATCGATGATGATGAAATTGAATTTGATATTAGGATCACCGGTGCAGACTCGAATGGAAGTTCGGATGACGACTTTTCCTTTAGAGAGGAGAGATCAGCGGGTGACGGTGCAGAGGTAACGGCGTTAGCCTCTGATATATCAGATGATGATCCCGAGACTGCGGAACTAGCAAAACTCAGATGTCCTAGTGAATGTACTGAAGTTTTGGCCGCCAGGGAAAATCGGAGAAGGCGAAGATGTGCCGACTATCCGGGACTCGCGTTCGGAAGTTCCATATTCTCTTCAGATACAATGATGAAATTTTCTATCATCAAGAATGAGTTGCAGAATATTAAGAATACTGCATTGAAAAGG GCCGAATCCGAAGTTGCTGCGCTCAATCGACGCATCCAACTGCTCGAGGAAGACTTGGAGAGGTCAGAGGAACGTCTCGCGACCGCAACCGCTAAGCTCGCGGAGGCTAGCCAGGCCGCCGATGAGTCGGAACG AATACGCAAGGCGCTGGAGAACCGAACCAACATGGAGGACGATCGCGTCGCCATTTTGGAAGCCCAACTCTCACAGGCAAAACTCATCGCCGAGGAGTCGGACAAGAAATACGAAGAG GTGGCGCGCAAGCTCGTGCTGATGGAGCAGGACCTCGAGCGGGCCGAGGAGCGCGCTGAGCAGAGCGAGTG CAAAATCGTCGAGCTTGAAGAAGAGCTCCGCGTTGTCGGTAACAACCTGAAATCCCTGGAAGTCTCTGAGGAGAAG GCGATGGCGTCCCGCGAACACGTCGAGGATAAGATACACAGCCTCTCGCAGAAACTCACGCAA GCTGAAGCTCGTGCTGAATTTGCCGAGCGCTCTGTCCAGAAACTCCAGAAGGAGGTCGACAGGCTTgaag ACGATCTGGTGGCCGAGCGCGAAAAGAGCAAGGTCCTGCAGGAGGAGATGGAGGCCACGCTCCACGACATTCAGAACATGTGA